From the Bombus pascuorum chromosome 7, iyBomPasc1.1, whole genome shotgun sequence genome, one window contains:
- the LOC132908547 gene encoding uncharacterized protein LOC132908547 isoform X2 has protein sequence MQGNGYKWVRFTGARYFVPGMICVGKDLDGLNLVVGRALHHGDMLPAKVKPEHGVAYVCHNGNEHMKHDFEILMPAEFHWVHASNGHVPPHAVESGKTVEGEMLYVGRAFQNGIPCVGKVHRTHGVLYVPYEGREIPFRDYEVLVLS, from the exons ATGCAAGGCAATG GATATAAATGGGTTAGATTCACGGGTGCTCGCTACTTCGTACCGGGAATGATCTGTGTCGGCAAGGACTTGGATGGCTTGAATCTTGTTGTTGGACGTGCCTTGCATCATGGTGATATGCTTCCTGCGAAGGTGAAGCCAGAACATGGCGTTGCCTATGTCTGTCACAACGGCAATGAACACATGAAGCATGACTTCGAG ATTTTGATGCCCGCCGAATTCCATTGGGTCCACGCGAGTAACGGTCACGTTCCACCACACGCGGTCGAATCTGGAAAAACGGTGGAAGGAGAAATGCTTTACGTAGGCCGTGCTTTTCAAAATGGTATACCATGCGTGGGAAAA GTACACAGAACTCACGGAGTATTGTACGTACCTTATGAAGGCAGGGAAATCCCATTTAGAGATTACGAAGTGCTGGTATTATCTTAA
- the LOC132908547 gene encoding uncharacterized protein LOC132908547 isoform X1, with translation MQGNGFNRHFGIAKFMHHCRAVTHSNLPTFQPHGYKWVRFTGARYFVPGMICVGKDLDGLNLVVGRALHHGDMLPAKVKPEHGVAYVCHNGNEHMKHDFEILMPAEFHWVHASNGHVPPHAVESGKTVEGEMLYVGRAFQNGIPCVGKVHRTHGVLYVPYEGREIPFRDYEVLVLS, from the exons ATGCAAGGCAATG gTTTTAACCGGCATTTTGGGATTGCTAAATTTATGCATCATTGTAGGGCAGTCACACATTCCAATCTACCAACTTTTCAACCTCACG GATATAAATGGGTTAGATTCACGGGTGCTCGCTACTTCGTACCGGGAATGATCTGTGTCGGCAAGGACTTGGATGGCTTGAATCTTGTTGTTGGACGTGCCTTGCATCATGGTGATATGCTTCCTGCGAAGGTGAAGCCAGAACATGGCGTTGCCTATGTCTGTCACAACGGCAATGAACACATGAAGCATGACTTCGAG ATTTTGATGCCCGCCGAATTCCATTGGGTCCACGCGAGTAACGGTCACGTTCCACCACACGCGGTCGAATCTGGAAAAACGGTGGAAGGAGAAATGCTTTACGTAGGCCGTGCTTTTCAAAATGGTATACCATGCGTGGGAAAA GTACACAGAACTCACGGAGTATTGTACGTACCTTATGAAGGCAGGGAAATCCCATTTAGAGATTACGAAGTGCTGGTATTATCTTAA